The Panicum virgatum strain AP13 chromosome 5K, P.virgatum_v5, whole genome shotgun sequence genome has a window encoding:
- the LOC120709869 gene encoding uncharacterized protein LOC120709869, whose product MDGVGSQGIKKVHFGDSSSQVPLPLITYKRRITYKRRRLQKPQPQQSEPQQQVEPRPEPEPEPEHKAGDVPAQQSKDIFWKSRDMGWKYGIMIDENRQHWKCMYCGLIRYGGGVSRLKRHLAGDLDVKMCPKVPADVVEEIREHLQKKRERRRKRTAQNGGNSVKTKSSSDDANVDEDILPSDSVLPAGMSSNVLEVTNQTSMVHQDPTYPRVYKQTISTFSSLVCFLFIVIYCFDSCVFRSGGGGGGDLRTYACSK is encoded by the exons ATGGATGGTGTGGGGAGCCAGGGGATTAAGAAGGTGCATTTCGGGGATTCCTCCTCCCAGGTGCCTCTACCTCTGATTACCTACAAGAGGCGCATTACCTACAAGAGGCGCCGGCTGCAGAAGCCGCAGCCTCAGCAATCAGAGCCACAACAGCAAGTGGAGCCACGGCCGGAGCCGGAACCGGAGCCAGAGCACAAGGCTGGAGATGTGCCGGCGCAGCAG AGTAAAGATATTTTTTGGAAAAGTAGGGATATGGGATGGAAGTATGGCATAATGATCGATGAAAATAGACAACACTGGAAGTGCATGTATTGTGGCCTAATTAGGTATGGTGGTGGTGTATCTAGACTCAAACGGCATCTAGCTGGTGATTTAGATGTCAAAATGTGCCCCAAAGTTCCAGCAGATGTTGTTGAGGAAATAAGGGAGCATTTGCAGAAGAAACGAGAGAGGCGGAGGAAGCGAACTGCTCAAAATGGTGGGAACAGTGTAAAGACTAAGAGCTCTTCTGATGATGCAAATGTTGATGAGGATATTCTACCTTCTGACTCAGTGCTGCCAGCTGGAATGAGCAGTAATGTTCTTGAAGTCACTAACCAAACGAGTATGGTTCATCAGGATCCTACTTATCCCAGGGTATACAAACAGACAATAAGCACTTTTTCCTCTTTGGTTTGTTTTCTATTTATTGTCATATACTGCTTCGATTCTTGTGTGTTCCgtagtggcggtggtggtggtggtg ACTTAAGAACATATGCATGTAGCAAATGA
- the LOC120709539 gene encoding PHD finger protein EHD3-like: MFFQRLLDLVASSEWFLRSSKACVAMAFADVPFPYCLFSVIFKLRWTTNNRMKKTTRELFGLWEDLKMACQDIILLAKNLSSLTEDSYEKLVGRERGSTDGQPNGATVTSSKPQSLVQSDALVPSTSQGNQLDQPGPSDLSDVHSTCNQCGKEARGGSILKCSRCMLSCHISCIEPHDPSISTGSWCCKNCSTTCIEPIEGDMVLANYGPNCLHGNCVVCDRLEVCRSPESEDAPNDNSRANGHFQCELC; this comes from the exons ATGTTCTTTCAGCGGTTGCTAGATCTCGTTGCAAGCAGCGAGTGGTTTTTGCGGTCTTCAAAGGCTTGTGTGGCGATGGCGTTTGCAGATGTCCCTTTCCCTTACTGCCTTTTTAGTGTGATTTTCAAGCTCCGGTGGACGACGAACAATCGGATGAAGAAGACGACCAGAGAACTCTTCGgt TTATGGGAAGATCTTAAAATGGCTTGTCAAGATATTATTCTCCTAGCAAAGAATCTATCGAGCCTTACAGAAGACTCCTATGAAAAGCTG GTTGGAAGAGAGAGGGGATCAACTGATGGTCAGCCCAAT GGAGCTACTGTGACCAGCTCAAAACCCCAGAGCTTAGTTCAATCAGATGCGTTGGTACCCTCAACCTCACAGGGCAACCAATTGGATCAACCAGGACCTTCGGATCTCTCTGATGTTCATAGTACCTGCAACCAATGTGGCAAAGAAGCAAGAGGTGGGAGCATTCTCAAATGCAGTAGGTGCATGCTGTCTTGCCACATTTCATGTATTGAGCCTCATGATCCATCCATTTCAACTGGAAGCTGGTGTTGTAAAAACTGCAGCACTACATGTATTGAACCAATTGAAGGTGACATGGTCTTAGCCAATTACGGTCCAAATTGCTTGCATGGAAATTGTGTTGTCTGCGATAGGCTTGAGGTGTGCAGGTCTCCAGAATCTGAAGATGCACCTAATGATAACTCAAGAGCAAATGGTCATTTCCAGTGTGAACTCTGTTGA